From one Sulfuricurvum sp. IAE1 genomic stretch:
- the nuoD gene encoding NADH dehydrogenase (quinone) subunit D — protein sequence MQQPNRLRPFFENITFDRDDNELILNFGPQHPSAHGQLRLMLHLQQEQITKAHPDIGYLHRGMEKMAENMIYNEFMPTTDRMDYIASSSNNYGFALAVERLIGLEVPRRAKVIRMMLLETNRLMSHLFWLATTALDIGAMTVFLFAFREREYLMDLIEDYCGARLTHAAVRIGGVPLDLPDNFIDDLRKFLDKLPENIKDYEDLLDSNRIWKMRMENVGVISKEMALSWGCSGIMLRASGVEWDIRKEEPYELYDEVEFNVPVSDKGDNYARYKLYMAEMRESAKILYQVIDMYAETSPELMAHAPQYISAPKIDIMTQNYSLMQHFVLVTQGMRPPVGEVYVATESPKGELGYYINSQGDAYPYRLKLRAPSFWHTGILTDLLPGHYIPDVVSIIGTTNIVFGEVDR from the coding sequence ATGCAACAACCCAACAGACTCAGACCCTTTTTCGAAAACATTACGTTCGACCGGGACGACAATGAACTGATCCTCAACTTCGGTCCGCAGCACCCCTCGGCGCACGGCCAGTTGCGCCTGATGCTGCACCTGCAGCAAGAGCAGATCACCAAGGCCCATCCGGACATCGGGTATCTTCACCGCGGTATGGAGAAGATGGCGGAGAACATGATCTACAACGAGTTCATGCCGACTACCGACCGTATGGACTATATCGCGTCGAGCTCGAACAACTACGGTTTTGCCCTCGCGGTTGAGCGCCTTATCGGCCTCGAAGTGCCGCGCCGCGCCAAAGTGATCCGGATGATGCTGCTCGAGACGAACCGCCTGATGTCGCACCTTTTCTGGCTTGCGACGACGGCCCTGGATATCGGGGCGATGACCGTCTTCCTGTTTGCGTTCCGCGAGCGCGAATACCTGATGGACCTGATCGAAGACTACTGCGGTGCCCGTCTGACACACGCCGCGGTCCGCATCGGCGGGGTACCGCTGGACCTGCCGGACAACTTCATCGACGATTTGCGTAAATTCCTCGACAAGCTGCCGGAGAACATCAAAGATTATGAAGACCTTCTTGACAGCAACCGTATCTGGAAAATGCGTATGGAAAACGTCGGGGTCATCTCCAAAGAGATGGCGCTGAGCTGGGGCTGTTCGGGAATCATGCTCCGCGCCTCGGGCGTTGAGTGGGATATCCGCAAGGAAGAGCCGTACGAACTGTACGACGAAGTGGAGTTTAACGTTCCGGTTTCGGACAAAGGCGATAACTACGCACGTTACAAACTCTATATGGCAGAGATGCGCGAATCGGCCAAGATCCTCTACCAGGTGATCGACATGTACGCCGAGACGTCGCCCGAACTGATGGCGCACGCTCCGCAGTACATTTCGGCTCCGAAAATCGACATCATGACCCAGAACTATTCGCTGATGCAGCATTTCGTTCTCGTAACGCAGGGGATGCGTCCCCCCGTCGGCGAAGTGTATGTTGCGACCGAGTCTCCGAAAGGGGAACTGGGGTATTACATCAATTCGCAGGGAGACGCGTACCCGTACCGTCTCAAACTCCGTGCGCCGTCGTTCTGGCATACGGGGATCCTGACCGATCTTTTGCCGGGCCATTACATTCCGGACGTTGTATCCATCATCGGGACGACCAACATCGTCTTCGGTGAAGTAGACCGTTAA
- a CDS encoding NADH-ubiquinone oxidoreductase subunit E family protein encodes MKRYDLRHLKDDFYGRMGEILKNEAKAGEVVIFLFEIGDFSPVQKSADLVKELGFELMNSLKFNEADWTIVVKK; translated from the coding sequence ATGAAACGTTACGATTTGCGTCATCTTAAAGATGATTTTTACGGTCGGATGGGAGAGATCCTGAAAAACGAGGCGAAAGCCGGAGAAGTGGTGATCTTTTTGTTTGAAATCGGCGATTTTTCGCCGGTTCAAAAGTCGGCTGATCTTGTGAAAGAACTCGGATTCGAACTGATGAACTCGTTGAAGTTCAACGAAGCCGACTGGACCATCGTGGTCAAAAAATAA
- a CDS encoding FAD-dependent oxidoreductase: MSKVYFSTWRGEQVNNIGKSDEEWQNSAYNLPLEYNEHASSKAFIGWDGVALFSPDVDVVRLATEYAAQYQVYSEACGRCAPGRWGGRILYDLLDKIARGEGSVADMEHLKEVSRTMQETSKCEIGKTVPNPLLDLMEHFESEFMACIEGQKPSKHYHMDDTNYIAKITAPCMDACPAHVDIPAYIEGVRDLRFDDSLMATRQTMPLAHTCGRVCPHPCETECRRANLDEPISIMELKRLGADYETDHGFGFFHPAQKKPSIGKKVAVIGAGPAGLTGAYYLALEGIDVDVYEELPVLGGEVAVGVPEYRMPIDKYNQDIEAVRDLGVNFITNTKVTADMMRQFEQDYDAVLVATGTRISKKVYCDNERPEIQGYWGAIDFLDKINLEVKYGIMVDEEDQKRHMLPTNWVDLTGKTVACVGGGFTSMDVVRCSIRAGAKKVIMLYRRDEATIIKNTTYEEYHEAVEEGVEFIFHSAVAKMNDENDVLKSLTIDRFELVPDPNGGRPTLEKIEGASFDIEVDYLIPAVSQSADLKLLPEEWEIERTSWATIKTNGKDYMTSRKGIFAAGDCEYGPMTIVNAVGQAKRAASVISRYVVSGEITLTDEEIMEDHLRKLKVYNKKEKIKGWLPGLPRQHSEVLTVDERKDNNREVKYGFTQEEALSEAERCMRCYYIAMVAH, from the coding sequence GTGAGCAAAGTCTATTTCTCCACGTGGCGGGGTGAGCAGGTCAACAATATCGGAAAATCCGATGAAGAGTGGCAAAATTCTGCTTACAACCTACCGCTTGAGTACAACGAACACGCCTCTTCCAAAGCGTTTATCGGATGGGACGGCGTCGCGCTGTTCAGCCCTGACGTCGACGTCGTTCGTTTAGCTACGGAATACGCCGCGCAGTACCAGGTCTATTCCGAAGCGTGCGGACGCTGTGCTCCCGGACGCTGGGGCGGGCGAATCCTCTACGATTTGCTTGACAAGATCGCCCGTGGCGAGGGATCGGTAGCCGACATGGAACACCTCAAAGAGGTTTCCCGCACGATGCAGGAAACCTCCAAATGTGAAATCGGTAAAACGGTTCCCAATCCGCTGCTGGACCTGATGGAACATTTCGAATCGGAATTTATGGCGTGCATCGAGGGGCAAAAACCTTCCAAGCACTACCACATGGACGATACGAATTACATCGCCAAAATCACGGCACCGTGTATGGACGCCTGCCCCGCACACGTCGACATTCCGGCCTACATCGAAGGGGTACGGGATCTGCGGTTCGACGACTCGCTGATGGCGACACGCCAGACGATGCCTCTGGCCCACACCTGCGGACGGGTTTGTCCCCATCCGTGTGAGACGGAATGCCGCCGGGCGAATCTGGACGAGCCGATCTCGATCATGGAACTCAAACGGCTGGGTGCCGATTATGAGACCGACCACGGGTTCGGATTTTTCCATCCGGCACAGAAAAAACCCTCTATCGGCAAGAAAGTAGCCGTTATCGGTGCAGGACCTGCGGGACTGACGGGGGCCTATTACCTTGCGCTGGAGGGGATCGATGTCGACGTCTACGAGGAGCTTCCGGTTCTCGGCGGCGAAGTAGCGGTCGGGGTTCCCGAATACCGTATGCCGATCGACAAATACAACCAGGATATCGAAGCGGTTCGCGATCTCGGGGTCAATTTCATCACGAACACCAAAGTGACTGCCGACATGATGCGTCAGTTCGAACAGGATTATGATGCGGTCCTCGTCGCGACGGGGACGCGGATATCGAAAAAAGTCTACTGCGACAACGAACGTCCCGAAATCCAGGGATACTGGGGGGCGATCGATTTCCTTGACAAGATCAACCTAGAAGTCAAATACGGCATCATGGTCGACGAAGAAGACCAGAAACGCCACATGCTTCCGACCAACTGGGTCGATCTGACCGGTAAAACGGTCGCGTGTGTCGGGGGTGGATTTACCTCGATGGACGTCGTCCGCTGCTCAATCCGCGCGGGTGCGAAAAAAGTGATTATGCTTTACCGCCGGGACGAAGCGACGATCATTAAAAATACGACGTACGAAGAGTATCACGAAGCCGTCGAAGAAGGGGTCGAGTTCATTTTCCACTCGGCGGTCGCGAAAATGAACGACGAAAATGACGTTCTCAAATCGCTCACCATTGATCGTTTCGAACTTGTTCCAGACCCGAACGGAGGGCGTCCGACGCTCGAGAAGATCGAAGGGGCGTCCTTTGATATCGAAGTCGATTACCTGATCCCCGCCGTCTCGCAGAGTGCCGACCTCAAACTTCTCCCCGAAGAGTGGGAGATCGAGCGTACCTCGTGGGCGACGATCAAAACGAACGGTAAAGATTACATGACCTCGCGCAAAGGGATTTTTGCCGCGGGCGACTGCGAATACGGCCCGATGACGATTGTCAATGCCGTCGGTCAGGCCAAACGGGCCGCTTCGGTCATTAGCCGCTATGTCGTGAGCGGTGAGATCACTCTCACTGACGAGGAGATCATGGAAGACCACCTCAGAAAGCTGAAGGTCTACAACAAAAAAGAGAAGATCAAGGGATGGTTGCCCGGACTTCCGCGCCAGCACAGTGAAGTGCTCACGGTAGACGAGCGCAAAGACAACAACCGCGAGGTCAAGTACGGTTTTACGCAAGAAGAAGCGCTCTCGGAAGCGGAGCGCTGTATGCGCTGTTATTACATCGCGATGGTCGCGCACTAA
- a CDS encoding 2Fe-2S iron-sulfur cluster-binding protein, protein MINFTINGQPVTAAKGETILQAARKAGFYIPTMCYLEKTTPCASCRLCVVETDKTEGFILSCQTPPTEGLAVTIDSEALQSERTNIMRLYDVNHPLECGVCDKSGACDLQNKTLEFGVDRQHFSAKEQHRKIEHWGLINYDPSLCILCEKCVHVCNEIIGDDAITLQFGGYKSSVIPKNSDTLDCTFCGECIAVCPVGALVSSDFQYTANAWELTQIPATCVHCSAGCSLTYEVRHTSNSIGAKPKIYRVTNDFEHTTLCGAGRFGFDFGIDAAKEEAELARAADSINEYKAIRFSSMITNEEALILQKLKETLGLKLYNEEARAYRRFMDAYGSISGKKSYGGSAEAVAASDGIIVFGGRVSTDNPALRYSITTAARHNGAKVVYMHPLEDALLQNVVTQYVKYEVGTEEGVAAMLARTVLKEADISEETRRYFDDLDEGYLCAESNVGSEEFERIAKTFGRTKRKTLVIGSDLLNHLRSENIARLCAMIETYTEFSVVVAAPSVNTVGVSLICDLDVDTGAPAVGYNATGVYTMGSLANVQLPLPALNSQEGTFVSMNNQVLPTNVAVPFSGYTLNDVAAKLGVSTAYTIDYTVLLPKACGFEEREFDDLGNFFGPLGEDKRGYILENVDVEALGELEEVDDLPEFNGTVVYRCNPVNQFNAYTAQSRQLEKDTALRGSAQFAAAAKIANGDKIRIEFGSGSEERVFVLDGSLKGTVALVPSYDGAYGPANDNYRFEKVKISRVGSEG, encoded by the coding sequence ATGATCAATTTTACGATTAACGGCCAGCCCGTCACCGCCGCCAAAGGGGAAACGATCCTTCAGGCGGCACGCAAAGCCGGTTTCTACATCCCGACGATGTGTTACCTCGAAAAAACGACGCCGTGTGCGTCCTGCCGCCTCTGCGTCGTCGAGACCGATAAGACCGAGGGTTTCATCCTCAGCTGCCAGACTCCTCCGACAGAGGGACTTGCGGTCACGATCGATTCTGAGGCATTGCAGAGCGAACGGACGAACATCATGCGCCTTTACGATGTCAACCACCCGCTCGAATGTGGCGTATGTGACAAATCCGGCGCATGCGATCTACAGAACAAGACGCTCGAATTCGGCGTAGACCGCCAGCATTTCAGTGCCAAAGAGCAGCATCGCAAAATCGAGCACTGGGGGCTGATCAATTACGATCCGTCCTTGTGTATCCTGTGCGAGAAATGCGTGCACGTCTGTAACGAAATTATCGGGGACGATGCGATTACGCTGCAGTTCGGGGGGTACAAATCTTCCGTAATCCCCAAAAACAGCGATACGCTCGACTGTACGTTCTGCGGTGAATGTATCGCCGTTTGTCCGGTCGGGGCGTTGGTAAGCTCGGATTTTCAGTACACGGCGAATGCGTGGGAACTGACCCAGATCCCCGCGACGTGTGTCCACTGTTCGGCAGGTTGTTCGCTCACCTATGAAGTGCGCCATACCTCCAACAGCATCGGTGCCAAACCGAAGATTTACCGCGTGACCAACGATTTCGAGCATACGACGCTCTGCGGGGCCGGACGCTTCGGATTCGATTTCGGCATCGATGCGGCAAAAGAGGAAGCGGAGCTTGCGCGTGCGGCGGATTCGATCAACGAGTACAAAGCGATCCGTTTTAGTTCGATGATTACGAACGAAGAGGCGCTGATCCTCCAAAAGCTCAAGGAGACGCTCGGCCTCAAACTCTATAACGAAGAAGCCCGTGCCTATCGACGTTTCATGGATGCTTACGGCTCTATCAGCGGTAAAAAGAGTTACGGCGGAAGCGCTGAAGCGGTCGCGGCGAGCGATGGGATCATCGTTTTCGGCGGGCGGGTTTCAACCGATAATCCGGCGCTGCGGTACAGCATCACAACGGCGGCCCGCCATAACGGCGCCAAAGTCGTTTACATGCATCCTCTCGAAGATGCGCTGCTGCAAAACGTCGTGACGCAATACGTCAAATACGAAGTGGGAACCGAAGAAGGGGTCGCCGCGATGCTCGCCCGAACTGTTCTAAAAGAAGCGGATATCAGTGAAGAGACGCGCCGTTATTTCGACGACCTGGACGAAGGGTATCTGTGTGCGGAAAGCAATGTCGGCAGCGAAGAGTTTGAACGGATTGCCAAAACGTTCGGCCGCACAAAGCGTAAAACCCTTGTGATCGGCAGTGACCTGCTTAATCACCTCCGCAGCGAAAATATCGCCCGTCTGTGCGCGATGATCGAGACGTATACCGAATTTTCGGTCGTCGTCGCGGCGCCGAGTGTCAATACGGTGGGCGTTTCGCTGATCTGTGATCTGGATGTCGATACGGGGGCGCCTGCGGTCGGTTATAACGCCACGGGCGTCTACACGATGGGATCGCTTGCGAATGTGCAGCTTCCCCTTCCCGCACTCAATTCGCAGGAGGGGACCTTCGTCAGTATGAACAACCAGGTACTTCCGACCAACGTCGCGGTTCCGTTCAGCGGATATACACTGAACGACGTTGCCGCAAAACTCGGCGTGAGTACGGCCTACACGATCGATTACACCGTTCTTCTTCCGAAAGCCTGCGGGTTTGAAGAGCGCGAATTTGACGATTTGGGCAATTTTTTCGGGCCGCTCGGCGAAGACAAACGGGGGTATATCCTTGAAAACGTCGACGTTGAAGCGCTCGGAGAACTCGAAGAGGTGGATGACCTGCCCGAATTCAACGGCACGGTGGTCTACCGCTGTAATCCGGTGAATCAGTTCAACGCCTACACGGCGCAGAGCCGACAGCTTGAAAAAGATACAGCCTTACGCGGTTCGGCCCAATTCGCGGCTGCCGCAAAAATCGCGAACGGTGATAAAATTCGCATTGAATTCGGATCCGGAAGCGAAGAGAGGGTTTTTGTCCTTGACGGTTCTCTGAAAGGGACCGTGGCATTGGTGCCTTCATACGACGGCGCATACGGACCGGCAAACGACAATTACCGATTCGAAAAAGTGAAAATTTCGAGGGTGGGGAGTGAAGGATGA
- a CDS encoding NADH-quinone oxidoreductase subunit G, with amino-acid sequence MSDITITIDGRTIQTQEGEYILNAARANGIFIPAICYLTRCSPTLACRICLVEADGKQVYACNAKAKEGMNITTTTPNILAERRAIMEVYDVNHPLECGVCDQSGECELQNYTLEVGVDSQTYAIKDTHKPAQDWGFIHYDPALCIMCERCITVCKDMIGDAALSTTARGSDAIEATFKETMPKDAYAMWNKLNKSLIAPNGGDTLDCTNCGECSAVCPVGALVSSDYQYTSNAWEHKQIPATCAHCSAGCQLSYDIKHTSIENTEPKIYRVKNEWNYVSLCGAGRYGYDFENRGVTKNPAAFEAALAAFKKADTIRFTSTITNEEALILQKLKAKYGYRLINEEARVFKNFLDAYGTISGKSLYGGDLKQVHEADFVVSIGSALKTDNPNARFAMNNALSMNKGAGLYFHPVADPVIAEMSKNVTQIQHAPMLEEAALYLMLDLFGDKAAMPAEIVSYLAGFHSTKTVTVEETVDEKVTETVTKKVLNEETGVEEEVSEEVTKTVKKKVSKEVEVDDNALFALLNTGDKFAETLEKYLAKKEKFALMVGPDLYTHPNSANCARLVALIEKYTPFSVTMIPNLANTLGVAMICDLDSECGSYSVGYNTRGDFTLSALGNGDLDMPALNQQEGTLTGIDKRVNPTNVALPYGGYVLNDIANALGLDAKLTVEYTKQLPVEKGFKAVEFDTLPNYYTNSGEEVRGYVMENKAVSTSGDESVTPIDAQAAMSGSIVYLANPVLQFSAFTARAHQLESQGGLYASKAYMEANGLAEGDRVSLKSPRGELSVSVICDGKIDGDITYLPTFDTAINSEALFDGYRFTSVSIQKV; translated from the coding sequence ATGAGTGATATAACGATTACCATAGACGGCCGCACGATTCAGACGCAGGAGGGGGAATACATCCTCAATGCGGCGCGCGCGAATGGTATTTTTATTCCGGCGATCTGTTACCTGACGCGATGTTCGCCGACACTGGCGTGCCGTATCTGTCTGGTAGAAGCCGACGGAAAACAGGTGTATGCGTGTAACGCGAAAGCCAAAGAGGGGATGAACATTACGACGACGACGCCGAATATTTTGGCCGAACGCCGTGCGATCATGGAAGTCTACGACGTCAACCACCCGCTTGAATGCGGCGTGTGCGACCAGTCGGGCGAATGCGAACTCCAGAACTATACCCTCGAAGTCGGAGTCGATTCGCAGACCTATGCGATCAAAGACACCCATAAGCCCGCCCAGGACTGGGGTTTCATCCACTATGATCCCGCACTGTGCATTATGTGCGAGCGGTGTATTACGGTGTGTAAAGACATGATCGGGGACGCGGCTCTCTCCACCACCGCGCGCGGAAGCGACGCTATTGAAGCGACATTTAAAGAGACGATGCCCAAAGACGCCTATGCGATGTGGAACAAGCTCAACAAGTCGCTGATCGCCCCCAACGGCGGCGATACGCTCGATTGTACCAACTGCGGCGAATGTTCGGCGGTATGTCCGGTCGGTGCTCTGGTGAGTTCGGACTATCAATACACGTCAAACGCATGGGAACACAAGCAGATCCCCGCGACGTGCGCCCACTGTTCGGCAGGATGCCAGCTCAGCTACGATATCAAGCACACGAGCATTGAAAACACCGAGCCTAAAATTTACCGCGTGAAAAACGAGTGGAACTACGTCTCCTTGTGCGGTGCGGGACGTTACGGCTACGATTTCGAAAACCGCGGCGTCACCAAGAATCCCGCAGCTTTCGAAGCAGCACTTGCAGCGTTCAAAAAAGCCGATACGATCCGCTTTACCTCGACCATCACCAACGAAGAGGCGCTGATTCTCCAGAAGCTCAAAGCCAAGTACGGCTACCGCCTCATCAACGAAGAGGCACGGGTCTTTAAAAATTTCCTGGACGCTTATGGTACGATCAGTGGAAAAAGCCTCTACGGCGGGGATCTCAAACAGGTGCACGAGGCCGATTTCGTCGTCTCGATCGGGAGCGCCCTCAAAACAGACAACCCCAACGCCCGTTTCGCGATGAATAACGCGCTCTCCATGAACAAAGGGGCAGGGCTCTATTTCCATCCTGTTGCCGATCCGGTAATTGCGGAGATGTCTAAAAATGTCACCCAGATCCAGCATGCGCCGATGCTGGAAGAGGCCGCGCTGTACCTGATGCTCGACCTTTTCGGCGACAAAGCGGCCATGCCTGCCGAGATCGTTTCGTATCTGGCCGGGTTCCATTCGACGAAAACCGTTACGGTCGAAGAGACGGTTGATGAGAAAGTGACCGAAACCGTTACCAAAAAAGTCCTCAACGAAGAGACCGGCGTCGAGGAAGAGGTGAGCGAAGAGGTGACCAAGACGGTGAAGAAAAAAGTCTCCAAAGAGGTCGAGGTCGACGACAACGCCCTCTTTGCCTTGTTGAATACGGGAGATAAATTTGCCGAAACACTCGAAAAATATCTGGCGAAAAAAGAGAAATTCGCCCTGATGGTCGGCCCTGATCTGTATACGCATCCCAACAGCGCCAACTGTGCCCGTCTGGTCGCGTTGATCGAAAAATATACACCGTTTAGCGTCACAATGATCCCGAACCTTGCCAATACTTTGGGGGTTGCGATGATTTGTGATCTCGATTCGGAGTGCGGCAGCTACAGCGTCGGTTACAACACCCGCGGCGACTTTACTCTCAGCGCGCTGGGCAACGGCGACCTGGATATGCCGGCACTGAATCAGCAAGAAGGGACCCTCACGGGGATCGACAAACGGGTCAATCCGACCAACGTCGCGCTGCCTTATGGCGGATACGTGTTAAACGATATTGCCAACGCACTGGGGCTCGATGCGAAACTGACGGTCGAGTACACGAAACAGCTCCCGGTTGAAAAAGGGTTCAAAGCGGTTGAATTCGATACTCTGCCGAACTACTATACCAACAGCGGGGAAGAGGTTCGCGGGTACGTCATGGAGAATAAGGCCGTATCGACAAGCGGCGATGAGAGCGTGACTCCTATCGATGCGCAGGCGGCAATGTCGGGAAGCATCGTGTATTTGGCCAATCCGGTACTTCAGTTCTCCGCGTTTACGGCTCGGGCCCATCAGCTTGAAAGCCAAGGGGGTCTTTATGCCTCCAAAGCGTACATGGAAGCCAACGGCCTGGCCGAAGGGGACCGCGTAAGCCTTAAATCGCCGCGCGGCGAACTGAGCGTAAGCGTGATTTGTGACGGCAAAATCGACGGAGATATCACGTATCTTCCGACGTTTGATACAGCGATCAATTCCGAAGCACTGTTTGACGGTTACCGTTTTACGAGTGTATCAATTCAAAAGGTGTAA
- the nuoH gene encoding NADH-quinone oxidoreductase subunit NuoH has protein sequence MDAAFIIETIVKIVVILLIFSALAGFGTYFERKVLAFMQRRLGPMHVGPYGLLQIMADGIKLFTKEDIVPQNVVKPIFKIAPVITAATAFMAAAAIPFWPQFTVMGYTVHPIVADINVGILYVLGVMAIGLYGPLLGGMASANKWSLISAARSAAIFISYEVITGLSLLAPLMMVGSLSLIDINNYQAGGIGNWIVWSQPVAFILFWIAAFAETGRTPFHLVANDHEIIDGFGTEYSGMRWGLFFIGEYANMFFISFVMAIIFLGGFGDGTIAGAVQLILKVAFFFFFFLWTRAAWPDVRPDQLMWLCWKVLMPIAVLNVIVTGIVMMF, from the coding sequence ATGGATGCAGCATTCATTATTGAGACGATCGTCAAAATCGTCGTCATTTTGTTGATTTTTTCCGCGCTTGCAGGGTTCGGTACCTATTTCGAGCGTAAGGTACTGGCGTTCATGCAGCGCCGTCTTGGGCCGATGCACGTCGGGCCTTACGGGTTGCTTCAGATTATGGCGGATGGGATCAAACTCTTCACGAAAGAGGATATCGTTCCCCAAAACGTCGTCAAACCGATTTTTAAAATCGCTCCGGTTATTACGGCGGCTACCGCGTTTATGGCGGCCGCGGCTATTCCGTTTTGGCCTCAGTTTACCGTCATGGGCTATACCGTCCATCCGATCGTGGCCGACATCAACGTCGGGATACTCTATGTACTTGGGGTAATGGCGATCGGTCTGTACGGGCCGCTGCTCGGGGGTATGGCATCGGCGAACAAATGGTCGTTGATTTCGGCGGCGCGGAGTGCCGCGATCTTCATCTCCTACGAGGTGATCACGGGGCTTTCGCTTCTCGCACCTCTCATGATGGTCGGATCACTTTCGCTGATCGATATCAACAACTACCAAGCCGGCGGGATCGGCAACTGGATCGTCTGGTCGCAGCCGGTGGCGTTTATCCTTTTCTGGATCGCCGCGTTTGCCGAAACCGGACGTACGCCGTTTCACCTCGTCGCCAACGACCACGAGATTATCGACGGTTTCGGTACCGAATATTCGGGAATGCGCTGGGGTCTGTTCTTTATCGGCGAATACGCCAATATGTTCTTCATCTCGTTCGTCATGGCGATCATCTTCCTCGGAGGGTTCGGAGACGGTACGATTGCGGGGGCGGTGCAGCTGATTCTCAAAGTCGCGTTTTTCTTCTTCTTTTTCCTGTGGACCCGTGCCGCATGGCCGGATGTTCGTCCCGACCAGCTCATGTGGCTGTGCTGGAAAGTTTTAATGCCGATTGCCGTACTCAACGTTATCGTTACCGGCATCGTGATGATGTTTTAA